One Verrucomicrobiia bacterium genomic window, TTTCGAGCAGCACCGCCCTGAAATCGTCTATCATGCCGCCGCGTACAAGCACGTGCCCATGGTGGAAACCCATTACGGCGAAGGCGTCGTCAACAACGTCCTGGGCACGAAGGTGATTGCGGACGCGGCCGCCAAATACGGCGCCGAATCGTTCGTCTTGATCTCGACCGACAAGGCCATCCGGCCGCGCAGCATCATGGGCGCGACCAAGAGGATCTGCGAGCTTTATCTCCAGACCCTGCGGGGAAAGGGGACGAAATTCATGGCCGTGCGCTTCGGCAACGTTTTCAACAGCCGCGGGAGCGTGGTGCCGCTTTTCCGCCGGCAGATCGAAGCGGGCGGCCCGCTCACGGTGACCGATCCCGACGTGAAACGTTATTTCATGGATCTTTCCGAGGCTGTGTTCCTGATCCTCGAAGCCACGATCCTGGGAAAGGGCGCGGAGGTCTTCGTGCTGGAAATGGGACAGCCGGTCAAGATCGTCGATCTGGCCAAAAACCTCATCCAGCTCATGGGGTATGCCCCGGAGGACATCCCCATCAAATTCACGGGACTCCGCCCCGGAGAAAAAATGGAAGAGGAAATCGAAATGAAAAGCGAAACGCTTCTTCCTACGGCGCATGAAAAAATACGGATCTGGAAATCGGATCCTCCGTCCGCGGAAATCCAGAAGCAGATCCAGGACCTGATCGCGGCCGCCTGCGGCGATTCTTCGCGCGACGCCGTCATCCAGAAAATCAGGGAGATCGTGCCCGAATACCAGCCCTGGATGTTTTCATGAGCCGGCTGCGCGATTATCTCCTGGCCTTCAGGCCTCAGCAGTGGATCAAGAATTTTTTCATCTTCCTGCCGCTTGTCTTCGGCAAAGCGCTGCTGGAGGCCGGCGTCGTCGCGAAAACCGCGCTTGGATTTTTGATTTTCTGCGCCGTTTGCAGCGCCGTGTACATGGGGAACGACCTCCTGGATCTCGAGCGCGACAAGCTGCACCCTTCCAAGAGGCTGAGGCCGATCGCCTCGGGTAAAGTCCTTCCCGGCGAGGCGCGCGTGATGGCGGCCGCGGTTTTGGCCGCGGCGGCGCCCGCGGCATGGCTTCTCAACCCGCGCTTTTTTGCCGTGGTCTTGATCTACGTGATTTTCAATCTGGTGTATTCCGCTCTGATCAAGCATTGGGTCATCCTCGATGTGTTTTGCCTCGCCGGATTTTTCCTTCTGAGAATTTTCATGGGGAGCATCCTGAGCGGCGTGGCGCTGTCGCCGTGGATCATCATGATGACCGCCCTTTTAGCGCTTTTCCTGGGATTCAACAAGCGGCGGCAGGAGATCAAGTGGCTGAAGGGTGACGCGCAGGAACACCGGGCCGTTCTGTCGCGGTACAACATCTACTTCATCGATCAGATGATCGGCGTGATTACGGCTTCCATCGTGATCGCCTATTCGCTTTATGCCATGGACGCGCGCACCGTGGCGGCCTTTGGGACAAAGCATCTCCTGGCCACCGTTCCGTTCGTCTATTATGGAATCTTCCGTTATCTGTATCTCATCCACGTCCGCAGCTCGGAAGGAGACCCGACCCGAATCGTCCTGAGTGATTTTCCGACCCAGATCAACATCTTCCTTTGGCTGGCCTCCAGCATCGCGGTCATTTATTACGGGATCTGACATGGAAAATTTCGGCTCCTGGGGACGCTATCCCAAAGCGGTTCAAACCGCGCTTCGCATCCCTTCGCGCTCGGGCGCGCTTCCCCAACCCGCGGCCCCGGCGCCGCTTCTCCCGTACGGCCTGGGCAGAAGCTACGGCGACTGCTGCCTCAACGACCGCGGCTGCATTCTTCCCACGCGGGAACTCGATCATCTCATCTCGTTCGACCGGGAAAGCGGCGTCCTGCGCTGTGAAGCCGGGGTAAGCCTTGACGAAATCCTGAAGATCATCGTGCCGGCCGGCTGGTTCCTTCCCGTCGTGCCCGGGACGAAGTTTGTCACGGTCGGAGGCGCCATCGCCAACGACATTCACGGAAAAAATCACCACCGCGCCGGAACGTTCGGCTGCCATGTGACGCAGCTGGAACTGCAGCGTTCGGACGGGACGCGCCTGGTTTGTTCGCCGGAAAAAAATCCGGATTATTTCAAAGCCACGATCGCGGGCCTCGGCCTCACCGGGCTCATCACCTGGGCGGAATTCCGGCTCAAAAAAATTGCCGGGCCCTTCATCGACGCCGAAACCGTGCCGTTCTCATCCCTCGAAGAATTTTTCAAAATTTCGGAAGAATCCGACAAGGCTTTCGAGCATACCGTGGCATGGATCGACACGCTCGGAACGGGGGGGCGGTTCGGCCGCGGTGTTTTTTTCCGCGGCAACTGGGCGCCCGACGCCGGATCGTCGGGAGCGGGAAAGCGGCGCTTGAAACTCGCCATGCCCTTTGACGCGCCCGGTTTTCTCCTGAACCGGTGGACCGTCGGCGTGTTCAACGAATTGTATTTCCGCAAACAGGCGCTCGGCCCGCGCCGTTCCAGGATGCATTACGATCCGTTTTTCTTTCCCCTGGACGGCATTTCCGATTGGAACCGCCTTTACGGCAAGAGCGGTTTTTTCCAGCATCAATGCGTGATCCCGGAAGGATCGGTTCCGGAGAAAACCGTCGCCGGGCTTTTGAAAATCATCGCCGCTTCGGGGCTCGGTTCATTTCTGGCGGTGCTCAAAAAATTCGGAGACGCGCGCTCGCCCGGCCTGATGTCTTTTCCGAGGAAGGGCCTGACACTGTCGGTCGACATCAAAAACGGCGGCCCGCGGTCTTTCGCGCTGATGGACAAGCTGGACGCCGTGGTGAAAGAAGCCAACGGCGCGGTTTATCCCGCCAAAGACGCAAGAATGTCCGCCGCTCTGTTCGAGTCCTCCTTTCCCGGGCTTCCGCAGTTCAGAAAACTCAAAGACGAACGTTTTTCTTCCCAATTCTGGCGCCGGTGCGCGGAGACGTCCTGAACAAAGAGGCAAAATGGGGAACGCTGCTGGCGGCGTGGCTCCCGGCGGCGGCCGTCGCGGTCCTTTCTCTTGTCATCCTCCGGAATAAAATCCCCAACCATGACGTGCTGTTTTACGTGTATGCCGCCGAGCGCCTTCTCGACGGCACGGCCTTGTACCGCGACCTTTATGACCACAGCCCGCCGTTTATTTTCGTTTTCGCGGCGCTGCCCGTGCTTTTTGCCCGCGCGTTCTCCTTCTCCAGTCTGATCACCTACGACTTTTTTGTCGCGGCGCTTGGCTTTTCCGCCGTCCTTTTTTTTGACCGCGCCGCCGGACCGCATCTCGGCTATGGAAGAACGATGTCCCGGACGTTTGTAAGGGCGGGGCTTACGGCGGTTGTGCTGCTCCTTCCTTATCGCGACTTCGGGCAAAAAGACCACATTGTTTTTCTGCTGAGCCTTCCCTATATCGCGGCGGCCATCGCCAGGGGCGGCGGAAGAAATCTTTCCGCGGGGTCTTTATTCGCGGCCGGCATGCTCCTCGCTTTCGGCGCGGCGATAAAACCCTTTTACGCCGTCTTATGGGGGGTCACTGAGGGATTCTTTTTCTTCCGGGGAAAGGGTTTCCGGATCCTGAGCGCTCAAAACGGCGGATTATTGGCGGGAGTTGCCTTGTCCGCGGCCGTCAGCCTTCCCAGCATGCGCGATTATTTCTCCATGATGGACATTCACAGGCTTTGCTACGAGGGCATGAAAGGGACGGCCGGCAGTATTCTTCTCAAGCGCCTGAATGGCGGTCTGGCCGTGGGTCTTCTGGCGGCGTTCGTGCCGCCCGGCGCGCCTTCCGCAAGAGCGAAGGAACTGATCTGGCTGGCCGCCGCCGCGTTTTGGGCCGGAATGGCTTTTCAGATGAAAGGATGGAGTTACCACTACTACCCGTATGTCGCGGCCGTCAGCTTTCTGATGGTCATGTCGCTCGCGGACGGGCTCGAGGGATTTGGAGGAACTGACGGTAAGTGGAATGCCGGCATGGTCGTCATGGCCGCATTCGCCGTGCTCTTCCTGTCTGCTGCCGCCGCGAAAGCCCAGAATGTCTATCGCGTCGCGTCTTCAAAATACTGGGAGAAAGAAACCTCGCCGCTTCTCAAGTGGATCGAAGAAAACGGAGGGAAGAAAAAAATCTTTTTCCTGGATACGAGCGTGACGCCGTCCATTCCCATCCTCTATGAATTGAAATCGCCGGCTTCGAGCGCTTTCCCTTTCCTGACCCCTTTGCGGGGGCTTTATACCCTGGACGATTTCCATGACGGCCATCTGGATTACAGGCGCATCGAGGACATGCCCGCAAGCGAAAGGAAATTTTTCGACCGTGTCGTCCGCGATTTTGTTTCTCAGGATGCCGATACTTTGATCGTCCGCCGCCGCGCTTTTTTTCACAACGGGCATTCGGCGCCTTTTGATTATCTGGGCTACTTTTCCCAGGACCCGGATTTCGCGCGCCGGCTTCAAGATTACCACCCGGCCGGACAGGTCGGGGATTTCCTGCTGTACCGGAAGACGGAGGCTGTTTGAAAAACATTCTGATCGTGGGAGCGCTTTCGGCAATCGCGCAAAAGTCCGCCCGCCTGTGGGCCGCGGAAAAGGCGTGCTTTTTCCTCGCCGGGCGCGATGCGGAAGCCCTGCGGATTCTCGCGGAAGACCTCCAGGCGCGGGGCGCCGGGAAAGCGGGCGCCATGACACTGGACCTTGCCGATTCGGCCCGGCATCCGGAACTCCTTAAAGCCGCGAAAGAATATCTTGGAGAGATCGACCTGATGCTGGTGGCGCACGGCACGCTGCCGGACCAGAAGGCCTGCGAACGCGATCCCGCGCTCGCCGAGAAAGAGCTGCGTACGAATTTTTTGAGCACGGTATCCCTTCTGACGTATGCGGCCCAAGGGTTCGAAGCGCGGGGAAAAGGAACCCTCGCCGTGATTTCATCCGTGGCCGGAGACAGGGGGCGGATGAGCAACTACGTCTACGGCGCCGCGAAAGGCGGATTGAATATTTTTCTCGGCGGGCTGCGCAACCGGCTTTATCATGCGGGAGTCCGCGTGCTCACCATCAAGCCCGGCTTCGTCGACACGCCCATGACCGCTCATTTAAAAAAAAATCCTCTCTTTGCTTCCCCGGAAAAAGTCGCCCGGGACATCGTCCGGGCCGTGGACGCGGGAAAAGATACGATTTATACCCCATGGTTTTGGCGGTACGTCATGCTGGCGATCCGATGCTGCCCCGAAGCCTTGTTCAAGAAACTGCGCCTTTGAATCCGAACCCCCAATCCGTCCAGGGTCCTTCCGCCCGTGAAAGACGCGTCCTCGCCTGCACCGGGGCCGCTTTGGCGGTCTTCGCGCTTTTAAAATACGCGGCGCGATTCATCCCCCTCGAAATGACGAAGTTCGACGACGCCTATATGTTCCTCCGCTATGCCCACAATCTTCTCGAAGGCCACGGCCTCCGGTGGAACGCGGCGGGCCCGATGACTTACGGGACCACCAGCCTGCTTTACCTTTTGGAAGTGACGGCGTCCGTTTTCCTGAGCCCGCTGCCCGGCTATAAAACCCTGCTCCTGGTTTCGGCGGCCAACGGGCTCGCGGCCTTTTTTATGATCACGTTTGCGGCCTGCCGGGCGGTGCGGTCGCCGTGGCTGAAAAATTTTCCGCTGCTTTGCGGCATCAACGGAATGCTCCTGCTTGCCGAAGAAAATTTCCGCGCCCAGGCGGCCACCGGCATGGACACGACGCTTTCCATTTTCATCAACGCCCTTCTTGTCCTGTGCGTCCTCCGCTTGTGGGATGCCCCTTCCCGCGCGGGCGCCATGCTCACGGCGGCTGTCTCGTATTTGAGCGTCCTTTGCCGGCCGGACCATTTCTTTTATGCAGGCCTTTTCCCTTTGCTCGCTTTCTGGATTCTGGACATGGAGCGCAAAAAGGAAATCACGCTGGTGTGGGCCGTGACGCTTGCCGGGCTGGCCGCGGCGGACAGCGCCGCCAAATGGGCCCTGTTCGGAGACATCATGCCGCTTCCGGTTTATGTGAAAGCCAAAGGATTCTACGAAGGGTTTTACGGGGCCTACGACCTGAATCCCGTGCGGCTGTTTAATTATTTTTTGGTGACCTGCGCCCCTTTTCTGGCGGCCGGCTTTCTTTTCTTCCGCCGGAAGTTTTTTAAAACGGCCGTGGTTTTCGGTGTTCCCGTTCTTATCAGCTATGCCGCGCTGTTCCTTGCGCATCCGATCATGGGCTGGAGAGGAAGATTTTATTTTCCGGGGCTTCCGTTTATCGTGATCAGCGTTTACCTGGCGCTGGACGGAGCGCTCAGGGACCGCGATTTTCGAAGAGAAAATTTCGTAGGGTACTTTCTCCGCGCCACCGCGCTTTTTTTTATCATGCTGGCCATGCCTTCCTGGTACAGCCGCTCGGAAGAAATGTTCCACGGGTGGCTGCGCAGCAAGGCGCCGGGGCATTATGACGTGGAGTTAAGGACTTATTTGTCGGAAGGGAAGATCCGCGACCTGCCCTGGTGGGATTCGATCCTGGCGATGGACGAGATGCTGGATAGAATCCCGGGCCCCTTTGTCCTCGCCGCCACCGAACACGGGCTTTTGTCGAGCCGTCATCCGGAGGACACGATCATCGACATGAACGGACTGCACGATCCGCAAATCGCCAAAAACAAATTTTCGGCGGAATATGTCTTCTCGAGAGAGCCCGACTTGATATGGTTTCCCTTCTGGGACTATACCGGCTCGGTCCGGGCGCTTTGGAATTCCGACCGCCTTTGGAAGGATTACGAATATTTCCCCCGGGCATTCAATTACGGCATCGCGATCCGCAAGGGGAGCCCGAAGTACCGCGAAATCCGGGAGGCCGTGAAAGCCGAATGGCAAAAAACCTATCCCGGCTCGGATTTCGAAGAGGAACGCGCCGCGTCGCCCGAAATCCTCCAGCGCCGCATTTCCGACTTCATGGCGGCCTTGAAGTCTTCTCCGCAGTCCCCGCGCTAATTTAGTAGCATCCCCGCCCGTGTTTTTTTATCATAGGCCCATGCCGCTCTCTGCCTGCGCCGCCGCGCCTGTCCTGGACGAAAAAAAATCCGCCCGCTGCCGTTTCCTGCTGGGGCTGGCCGCCGCCGTTTTTTTTCTGGCGGCGCTGCGCGGTTTTGTAAGTTACATCTCGGCCAACCGCGTGACGCAATTCGACGACGCGTACATGTTCCTGCGCTACGCGCGCAACCTGCTGGACGGGCGGGGGATTTGCTGGAATCCGGGCGGCCCCCCGACCTTCGGCGTCAGCTCGCTCCTGTATCTTTTCCAGATCGCGGGCCTGATGAAAATAACCGGCGCGTCCGGCTCCGGACTGCTGGCGGCCGCGTCTCTCGCGAATGCCGCTGCGGCCTGCCTGGTGATGGCCGCGTCCGCGCGGAAAATCGTCAGGCTCTCCTGGCTCAAAAGCTTTTTCTTCCTGGCGGCCGTGATCACGGGCGGATTCATGATAAGCGTGGACCTGCGTTACCAGGCCCGGAGCGGCATGGACACCACGCTTGCGATGCTGACGAATGCCGCGCTGGTTTACGCGGGGATTTGCCTTTTTGAAAAGCCGCGTGCGAGGAACGCGGTTCTGACCGCGTTTGCCGCCTACCTGACCTATCTCTGCCGCTCGGACAATTTCATTTACGCGCTGGCCTTTCCGGTTCTCGGCATCCTCCTTCTGCAGCGTTCCGGGAGGACCCGCGCGCTGCTTATTTTTGCCGGCGTTTTTTTTCTGCTGGTGGGACTCGATGCCGCGGCCAAAGGCGCTCTCTTCGGAGACGTCCTGCCGCTTCCGGCCCACGTCAAGAAGCCGGGCTTTTACGTGGAATATTTCAGCCGGTACTTCATCAATCCGGTTTTGATTTTTAATTCCTTCCTGCTGCCGTGTTTTCCGCTTTTCGCGCTCCTCCTGATCGGGCGCCCCTTGAAATACTGGAAAGTCGCGGCGGTCTTCCTGCTGCCGGTCGCGGTGACTTCGGTCATTTTGTTCAACGCGGTCCAGATCATGGGCGTGAAAGGCCGCTTTTACATGCCCGGCCTGCCTTTTGTCGCTGCCGCGGCCCTTTCCGTATTCGACAAGAGCTTCGAAGGCGTGCGGCCTTTTTCGAGGGAATGCCTCCGTCATTTTCTCGTGCGCGGCGCCTGTGTTTTGGTTCTCTTCCTCGCCGGCCCTCCCTTGCTGGACCGCGCGCAGCTTGCCGTGGCGCGCCGGCAGAACGAGGCGCTGTACAGCACGCCGTATGATTTGCCGGCTTATTATTTTCTGGTGAGCAAGCTTCCGGGAAATCCGAACCTCAATACCTGGTGGAGCGTGATTCTTACGATGAACCAGGTCGTCGAAAAGCTGCCGCGCGGCGCTCTTCTGGCCGCGACCGAAGACGGCTACATCTCCGCCCGAAATCCCGGCCTGCGCATCCTCGACATGAACGGCCTGCATGAGCCGTACATCGCGCATCACGGCTTTTCCGCCGCCTACGTCCTGGACCAGAAACCCGACCTGATCTGGCTCCCTCACTGGGACTACATCGGTTCCATCAAAGGCTTTTGGAGCCTTCCCCGGTTCTGGGAAGATTACGAATATTACCCGCGCGGCTTCCGGTACGGCATCGCCCTGCGCAAGAGCAGCCCGCATTATGCCGCCATCAAGGAGGCCGTGGCCGAAGGCTGGCCGGTCATGCATCCGTCCGTTCCCATGGCCTCGGAATTGACTGCTTCCCCCGAAGAGCTCCGCGCCCGGATCGACCGCCTCGCTGCCGGCGGCATCAAACGATGAGCTTTTCCCCGCGGCCCCCAAGCCCTTTCTTTCCTCTAGCGTCCCGCTCCCGGATTTTTTATTATAGCGCCATGGAAAAAGGTTCCATGGACCTGTCAGTCGTCATTCCCGCGTTGAACGAGGAAAGGACCGTCCATCTTTGCGTGAGCAAGGCGCTCGATGCGCTCAGCGCCATGGACAATGTCCGCGGCGAGGTCATCGTCGTGGACAACGGTTCGGAAGACGGAACGTCCGAAGCCGCGGCGCGCGCCGGCGCGAGGGTGATCCGCGAGCCCGTCCGCGGCTACGGAAGCGCGCTCATGGCCGGCTTCGAAGCCGCGCGCGGCCGCTACATCCTCATGGCCGACGCCGACGATTCCTACGATCTCGGCAACATCCGCCCTTTCTGGGAGAAATTAATGGAAGGCGAGGAGTTCGTCATCGGCAACCGGTTCCGCGGCACGATCGAAAACGGCGCCATGCCTTTTCTCCACCGTTACCTCGGAACGCCCTTTCTCACCGCAGCCGTGAATTTCTTTTTCAAGGCCGGCATCGGCGATACCAATTGCGGCATGAGGGCCATGACGCGCGAAGCCTGCCTGAAGATCAAGCCGCGGGCCGAGGCCATGGAATTCGCCATCGAGCAGGTCATTCGCGCCGCGCTCCTCGATCTGCGCATCGCCGAAGTTCCCTGCAACCTGAACCGCGACAAAAGAGAGCGCCCGCCGCATCTGAAAACGTGGAAGGACGGATGGCGGTACCTCTGCTGCACGCTTTCTATGGCCTTTTCCTCCCATGCTCGCGGCTGAGCCCCGGCTTCTTTACTACCAGCGCTGGAACCGCTCAGCCGGCCGCTACTTTGAGTGGCAGGCCCTTCAATTCGCCCCTTATATAGGAAAGCGCGTCGCCGACATCGGGTGCGGCGTGGGAAACTTCACGCCCTTCTTCCTGAATAAAGAATGCTACCTGGGTTTTGAGCCCGATCCCGCGCTCGCGGAATATTTTCAGGGCCGCTATGCCGGTCCGACGATCCGCCTCAGCCGTTTCCCGGACGTTACCCATCCCGAGGCGGTCCTCGAGCTGCGCGCGCACCAGATCGACACGGTGCTTTGCGTCAACGTTCTCGAGCACATCGAAGACGATGCCCGCGCGCTTTCTCACATGGCCCAGGGCCTTGTCCCGGGCGGGCACGTGTGCCTGCTTGTTCCGGCGCTGCCTTTTCTCTTCGGCGCGCTCGATACCGCAGACGGCCATCTCCGGCGCTACACGAAAAAAAATCTCCTGCGCCTCGCCCGTGACGCGGGCCTCGAAACCGTCCGCTGCCATTATTTCAATTTCGCGGGGCTGTTCGGCTGGTTTGTGAAAGGAAAAATTTTCAGACAGACCCGGATCGCGGAATCCGATTTTGGATTCATGAATCTTGTCCTTCCCGCGGTTTCGCGTCTCGAGAGCCTGGTCAAGCCGCCGCTGGGCATGTCGCTGGCCATGGTGCTGAAAAAAACATGACCCGCGCGCGCCGGAACACCCTCGTGATTTTCGGCCTGTACGCGGTCCTTGCCTTTGCGCTCAATGCCGCCAACCGTTACCAGATCAACCGCGACGGCATCCGTTATCTCGAGCTCGCGCGGCACGTGTCCGAAGGCCGGATCTTCGAATCCGTGGACATGCGCCGCGCCCCGTTGATCATCTGGCTTCTCGCGCCCCTGGTGCGCCTGCCGTTTTTCCGGGAGGAACCTCTTTTTGCCGCGCGTCTTGTCATGGGATTTTCCGGCATCCTGGCGCTTGCGGCGGCGAAAGTCTTCATCCGCAGGTTCCGTCTCAGCGGCGGCCTCGAATTTGCGGCGCTGTCCTGCCTCGCGGCGCTGCTGGCGCACCGGTCCTCGCTTTTGATCACCCCAGACGCCTTTCTTGCCGCGGGCCTTCTCCTGTATTTCTATTACGTCACCGATGACGGGCTCATCGAAAAACCCCGCACCGCCTTCGCCGCGGGCCTCGCCGCCGGTGCGGCTTATTTATCCAAGCATTTCGCCTTCCCGTTTTTTCTGGTCCACTTTCCGCTGGCCGTCTTTTTGCGCTCCAGGGACCGTTCCGGTGCCGCGAGCCTGCGCGCCCTGGCTTTGGGGCTCGCGGGATTTTTTCTCCTGGCCTCGCCCGGCCTCGCCTTGCTGCGCTGGAAGCTCGGGTACTGGACTTTCGGCGGTTTCGAAAAAAGGGACATGGTGGCGCCGCCCTACTGGGTGTCGCCCCTTGACGAGCACTGGTCGCCGCTCGACAACCCGGCCGCTTTTCTATGGCAGGCCGCGGTCTGCCTGCGCGGCCTTTTGTTTTTCTCGGTAAGCGCGTTCGGCTTCGGCGGGATCGTCCTCGTCGCGTCTTTTTTCGCGCTCGCGCTCCTTTTCTTCCGCAAAGAGGCCGGAATTTTTTACAAAACCCTGTTCGCGGCCGCGGCCGTTTATGTCGCGGGGTACTGCGGCATCTACTGTTACGAGGAGCGCTATTTCTGGCCGGTCATGATCCTGCTTTATTTTTTAGCCTGCCAGGGGCTGGAAAAGCTTGGCGGAAAACTTTCTTGGAAAGTCCGGTTCGCGCTGGCCGGCCTTCTATTTTTTCCGCTCGTCGTGAGGCCCATCGAAAACCTGGCCATGACCTGGCCCGCCATTTTTCAGCCGCGGAAGAATCCTTACCGCGAGATGGCCGGCATGCTTTCCGGGATGAGCGGGCACGCGGCCGCGGTCACGTGCTGGAGATGGCATGCCCACAACGCCGTTTACATCGGGTTCTACCGCGGCAAGCCCTTCGAGACCATTCCTTATTGC contains:
- a CDS encoding decaprenyl-phosphate phosphoribosyltransferase; translated protein: MSRLRDYLLAFRPQQWIKNFFIFLPLVFGKALLEAGVVAKTALGFLIFCAVCSAVYMGNDLLDLERDKLHPSKRLRPIASGKVLPGEARVMAAAVLAAAAPAAWLLNPRFFAVVLIYVIFNLVYSALIKHWVILDVFCLAGFFLLRIFMGSILSGVALSPWIIMMTALLALFLGFNKRRQEIKWLKGDAQEHRAVLSRYNIYFIDQMIGVITASIVIAYSLYAMDARTVAAFGTKHLLATVPFVYYGIFRYLYLIHVRSSEGDPTRIVLSDFPTQINIFLWLASSIAVIYYGI
- a CDS encoding FAD-binding oxidoreductase; translated protein: MENFGSWGRYPKAVQTALRIPSRSGALPQPAAPAPLLPYGLGRSYGDCCLNDRGCILPTRELDHLISFDRESGVLRCEAGVSLDEILKIIVPAGWFLPVVPGTKFVTVGGAIANDIHGKNHHRAGTFGCHVTQLELQRSDGTRLVCSPEKNPDYFKATIAGLGLTGLITWAEFRLKKIAGPFIDAETVPFSSLEEFFKISEESDKAFEHTVAWIDTLGTGGRFGRGVFFRGNWAPDAGSSGAGKRRLKLAMPFDAPGFLLNRWTVGVFNELYFRKQALGPRRSRMHYDPFFFPLDGISDWNRLYGKSGFFQHQCVIPEGSVPEKTVAGLLKIIAASGLGSFLAVLKKFGDARSPGLMSFPRKGLTLSVDIKNGGPRSFALMDKLDAVVKEANGAVYPAKDARMSAALFESSFPGLPQFRKLKDERFSSQFWRRCAETS
- a CDS encoding SDR family oxidoreductase, which codes for MKNILIVGALSAIAQKSARLWAAEKACFFLAGRDAEALRILAEDLQARGAGKAGAMTLDLADSARHPELLKAAKEYLGEIDLMLVAHGTLPDQKACERDPALAEKELRTNFLSTVSLLTYAAQGFEARGKGTLAVISSVAGDRGRMSNYVYGAAKGGLNIFLGGLRNRLYHAGVRVLTIKPGFVDTPMTAHLKKNPLFASPEKVARDIVRAVDAGKDTIYTPWFWRYVMLAIRCCPEALFKKLRL
- a CDS encoding glycosyltransferase family 2 protein — encoded protein: MDLSVVIPALNEERTVHLCVSKALDALSAMDNVRGEVIVVDNGSEDGTSEAAARAGARVIREPVRGYGSALMAGFEAARGRYILMADADDSYDLGNIRPFWEKLMEGEEFVIGNRFRGTIENGAMPFLHRYLGTPFLTAAVNFFFKAGIGDTNCGMRAMTREACLKIKPRAEAMEFAIEQVIRAALLDLRIAEVPCNLNRDKRERPPHLKTWKDGWRYLCCTLSMAFSSHARG
- a CDS encoding class I SAM-dependent methyltransferase yields the protein MLAAEPRLLYYQRWNRSAGRYFEWQALQFAPYIGKRVADIGCGVGNFTPFFLNKECYLGFEPDPALAEYFQGRYAGPTIRLSRFPDVTHPEAVLELRAHQIDTVLCVNVLEHIEDDARALSHMAQGLVPGGHVCLLVPALPFLFGALDTADGHLRRYTKKNLLRLARDAGLETVRCHYFNFAGLFGWFVKGKIFRQTRIAESDFGFMNLVLPAVSRLESLVKPPLGMSLAMVLKKT